The following proteins come from a genomic window of Acinetobacter sp. SAAs474:
- a CDS encoding DUF333 domain-containing protein: MKKLLIIAMWMPLITSCTGLPKSQPASLAIANPASQYCVQQGGQIEIKQEADGAVGYCHFADGQVVEEWSFFHQNQSVCNEQAAQQLIHQKIPTEAQIKAKTHAKIVRIVAPNQAVTTDYRADRITLTVDPVHQVVQQASCG; this comes from the coding sequence ATGAAAAAACTATTGATTATTGCAATGTGGATGCCCTTGATTACATCATGTACAGGGTTGCCAAAATCACAGCCAGCATCACTCGCTATTGCCAATCCCGCTAGTCAGTACTGTGTTCAACAAGGCGGACAGATTGAAATTAAACAAGAAGCAGATGGTGCAGTCGGATATTGTCATTTTGCTGATGGGCAAGTTGTTGAAGAATGGAGTTTTTTTCACCAAAATCAATCGGTATGTAATGAGCAAGCAGCACAGCAGTTAATTCATCAGAAAATACCGACCGAAGCACAAATTAAAGCAAAAACACATGCCAAAATTGTACGTATTGTCGCGCCTAATCAGGCTGTAACGACAGATTATCGTGCAGATCGCATTACATTGACTGTTGATCCTGTACATCAAGTTGTACAACAGGCAAGTTGTGGTTAG